From the Notolabrus celidotus isolate fNotCel1 chromosome 12, fNotCel1.pri, whole genome shotgun sequence genome, one window contains:
- the osgin2 gene encoding oxidative stress-induced growth inhibitor 2, whose amino-acid sequence MPLLEETTLPQEHPPTVPVVIIGNGPSGICLSYLLSGYKPYLDPATVHPNPILYRKLQETKHLPITEQDLEYLSEGLEGRSGNPVAVLFDSLLHPNADFGYEFPPVLQWRREKQHHIPHLVLGRATPGGAWHAMQGSMLTISLGIWMELPGVNYRDLTNGKRRDVTSDRATPEEISSYYRNYVKLKGLQTNFVDNTYVTCVQKLCRGHEGEGLENGHTEQGDGGVGDGGTEGFEGNGVECLNNGAGGALWEVRGYQQLQNNTHVPFSVFAENVVLATGASDSPVRLGVEGEDLPFVFHSISDLGLAVSQRKLDITSDPILVVGAGLSAADAVLCACNSNIRVLHVFRKNLDDPDLIFKQLPKTLYPEYHKVYNMMCSQTYINVPPSSASNRPLTVSIASSVCAKMCPKPQLAAGNMAGNSGVGLFPDYTSFPEHCVVSFQSDMKCLLQGNNSLKAFKISMALVLIGTNPNLFFLKGHGQYLSQDPTKPINCKQNPIDIHPYTFECTKESGLFAMGPLVGDNFVRFLKGGALGIASCLLKRLKKKGKLISNGGNNFI is encoded by the exons ATGCCTCTTCTGGAAGAGACCACTCTGCCACAAGAGCACCCACCCACTGTCCCTGTGGTCATCATAG gcaaTGGACCATCTGGAATATGTCTGTCATACCTTCTCAGTGGATACAAGCCCTACCTTGATCCGGCAACTGTCCACCCAAACCCAATACTGTACAGGAAACTCCAGGAGACCAAGCACCTCCCCATCACAGAACAA GATTTAGAATATTTGAGTGAAGGTCTCGAGGGGAGATCAGGGAACCCAGTGGCTGTCCTTTTTGACTCACTGCTGCACCCCAATGCTGACTTTGGCTATGAGTTCCCCCCTGTCCTtcagtggaggagggaaaagcAGCATCACATCCCACATCTGGTGCTTGGGAGGGCAACACCTGGGGGCGCTTGGCAT GCAATGCAAGGATCTATGCTGACTATCAGTCTTGGCATCTGGATGGAGCTACCTGGGGTAAACTACAGGGACTTGACCAATGGGAAACGGAG GGATGTAACCAGTGACAGAGCCACCCCAGAGGAGATCTCATCCTATTACCGTAACTATGTGAAGCTAAAGGGCCTCCAGACAAATTTTGTGGACAACACATATGTGACCTGTGTCCAGAAACTCTGCCGAGGGCATGAAGGGGAGGGTCTTGAAAATGGGCACACTGAACAAGGAGATGGAGGGGTGGGTGATGGTGGCACTGAAGGCTTTGAAGGAAATGGAGTTGAGTGTCTAAACAATGGAGCAGGGGGTGCTCTTTGGGAAGTGAGGGGATACCAACAGCTTCAGAACAACACTCATGTCCccttctctgtgtttgctgaGAACGTAGTTCTGGCCACTGGTGCGTCTGATTCACCAGTGCGATTAGGTGTAGAGGGAGAGGACCTACCGTTTGTATTCCACAGCATCTCAGACCTGGGTTTGGCCGTGAGCCAAAGAAAACTGGATATAACGTCTGATCCAATTCTAGTTGTTGGTGCTGGTTTAAGCGCTGCAGATGCAGTGCTGTGTGCTTGTAACAGCAACATCAGAGTGTTGCATGTCTTTCGTAAGAACCTAGACGACCCAGACCTCATCTTCAAACAGCTGCCCAAAACCCTGTACCCAGAGTACCACAAAGTCTACAACATGATGTGCTCCCAGACCTACATTAATGTGCCCCCCTCCTCTGCTTCTAACAGACCCCTGACAGTGAGTATTGCCTCTTCAGTATGTGCCAAGATGTGCCCAAAGCCCCAGCTTGCAGCAGGTAACATGGCTGGTAATTCCGGTGTCGGACTGTTTCCTGACTACACCAGTTTCCCCGAGCACTGTGTGGTGTCCTTCCAGTCTGACATGAAGTGTTTGCTTCAGGGGAACAACTCCCTCAAAGCGTTCAAGATCTCCATGGCCCTGGTGCTCATTGGGACCAACCCTAACTTGTTTTTCTTGAAGGGGCATGGTCAGTACCTGAGTCAGGATCCAACAAAACCAATCAACTGCAAGCAGAACCCCATCGACATCCACCCCTACACTTTTGAGTGCACCAAGGAGTCAGGTCTGTTTGCCATGGGCCCTCTTGTTGGAGACAACTTTGTTCGCTTTTTGAAGGGTGGAGCTTTAGGCATTGCCTCCTGTCTGCTGAAGAGACTcaagaagaaaggaaagctCATCAGCAACGGTGGGAATAACTTCATTTGA
- the gtpbp10 gene encoding GTP-binding protein 10 — MVQLSRICFRKYANFVDNLRLYVAGGSGGMGLPRLGGQGGDGGDVWVMASKNMTLKKIKEKYPHKRFIGGIGANSSVRALKGERGEDREISAPVGIIVTTDNGKVLGELNAEGDRLKVAKGGHGGSFHSSFEPKKGQVKQIRLDLKLIADLGLVGFPNAGKSSLLMAVSNATPQIANYAFTTLKPEIGKVMYKDYKQISVADLPGLIEGAHINKGMGHKFLKHVERTKQLLFVVDVSGFQLASKTPFRSAFEAVQLLTKELELYKEELVSKPALLVVNKMDLPDAEEKLAELKEQLQNPDEFSDLLPDDMKPKNFLSFRHVVPVSALTGFGIEHLKSCIRESLDESAETISKAIHQERLQTLRHLSH; from the exons ATGGTTCAGCTCAGTAGAATCTGCTTCAGGAAG TATGCAAACTTTGTGGATAACCTGCGTCTGTACGTTGCTGGAGGCAGTGGTGGCATGGGTTTACCCCGCCTCGGGGGACAGGGAGGGGATGGGGGAGACGTTTGGGTGATGGCTTCAAAGAATATGACTTTGAAGAAGATAAAGGAAAAGTACCCCCACAAACGATTTATTGGGGGAATCGGAGCCAACAGCAG TGTTAGAGCActgaaaggagagaggggagaggaccGGGAGATCAGCGCTCCTGTTGGTATCATAGTCACCACAGACAATGGCAAAGTACTTG GTGAACTGAATGCAGAGGGTGATCGTTTAAAGGTTGCAAAAGGAGGACATGGCGGCTCCTTCCACTCTTCATTTGAGCCTAAAAAGGGCCAGGTTAAACAAATAAGGCTGGACCTTAAACTAATTGCTGATCTGGGTCTTGTCGG GTTCCCAAACGCAGGAAAGTCTTCTCTTCTGATGGCTGTGTCTAATGCAACACCTCAGATTGCCAACTATGCTT tcacaacTTTGAAGCCTGAAATTGGAAAAGTGATGTATAAAGATTACAAGCAG atTTCTGTTGCTGACCTCCCTGGCCTCATTGAAGGAGCTCATATAAACAAAGGCATGGGCCACAAGTTTCTAAAACACGTGGAGAGGACCAAGCAGCTACTTTTTGTG GTTGATGTCTCTGGCTTCCAGTTGGCAAGTAAAACACCGTTTAGGTCGGCCTTTGAAGCTGTTCAACTTCTGACCAAG GAGTTGGAGCTGTACAAAGAGGAGCTCGTATCAAAGCCTGCTTTGCTAGTGGTGAATAAGATGGATCTGCCTGATGCAGAGGAGAAACTAGCAGAGTTGAAGGAGCAGCTACAAAACCCTGATG agttttctgatttgttgccTGACGACATGAAACCAAAGAACTTTCTGAGCTTCAGACACGTGGTTCCTGTCTCCGCCCTCACTGGGTTTGggattgaacatttaaaaagttgcaTCAGAGAGTCACTTGATGAAAGCGCAGAAACAATCTCCAAAGCCATCCATCAAGAAAGACTGCAGACACTGAGGCACCTATCACATTAA